One part of the Actinomyces howellii genome encodes these proteins:
- a CDS encoding biotin transporter BioY, with the protein MTTNRTTSVSTESAAVARGRSLPLDIARELGLVLAGAVAIALIGQISLPLPFTPVPVTLGTFAALCVGGVLGSRRALGSVGLFALSAALGAPVLVSWSSGVGASFGYVLGYGLAAAVAGHATSRTADGPRYGLLARLGLMLLASACVYVPGLIWLKAVTGVTWQAAVTLGLVPFIIGDVLKSVVASTLPTRRI; encoded by the coding sequence ATGACGACGAACCGCACCACCTCCGTCTCGACCGAGTCCGCCGCCGTCGCCCGCGGCCGCTCCCTGCCGCTCGATATCGCCCGCGAGCTCGGCCTCGTCCTGGCGGGCGCGGTCGCGATCGCCCTCATCGGCCAGATCTCCCTGCCCCTGCCCTTCACCCCCGTGCCTGTCACGCTGGGAACCTTCGCCGCCCTGTGCGTCGGCGGGGTCCTCGGCTCGCGTCGCGCCCTGGGCTCCGTGGGGCTGTTCGCGCTCTCGGCGGCGCTGGGAGCCCCGGTCCTGGTGAGCTGGAGCTCGGGGGTCGGGGCCTCCTTCGGATACGTCCTGGGCTACGGCCTGGCGGCCGCCGTCGCGGGGCACGCCACCTCGCGCACCGCGGACGGCCCGCGCTACGGCCTGCTGGCCCGCCTGGGCCTCATGCTCCTGGCCTCGGCCTGCGTCTACGTCCCCGGCCTCATCTGGCTCAAGGCCGTCACGGGCGTGACGTGGCAGGCCGCTGTCACCCTGGGCCTCGTCCCCTTCATCATCGGCGACGTCCTCAAGTCCGTCGTCGCCTCGACGCTCCCGACCCGCCGCATCTGA